Proteins encoded by one window of bacterium:
- a CDS encoding NusG domain II-containing protein: MPLRTAAAGLHGNPALPFSLRQRLRQQLRWGDYLVAGLFGLLAFASFWLPAWGGQNSHARSAQVFVNNVLQRAVEMQQAQRFTVNGGLGKMTVEVAAAGLRISASTCPNQFCVRQGYVSRSGQMLVCVPNHVVILLAGQRQNDLDAITY, translated from the coding sequence GTGCCTCTGAGAACCGCCGCTGCCGGCCTGCACGGCAACCCCGCGCTCCCGTTCTCTTTGCGCCAACGCCTGCGGCAGCAGTTGCGCTGGGGTGACTATCTGGTCGCCGGCTTATTTGGGCTGTTGGCCTTCGCCAGTTTTTGGTTGCCCGCTTGGGGCGGGCAAAACAGCCACGCGCGTTCGGCGCAGGTTTTTGTCAACAATGTCCTGCAGCGTGCAGTTGAGATGCAGCAGGCGCAGCGCTTCACGGTGAACGGCGGGCTGGGCAAAATGACGGTGGAGGTGGCGGCGGCGGGCTTGCGCATTTCAGCCAGCACCTGCCCGAATCAGTTTTGCGTGCGGCAGGGTTATGTTTCCCGCTCCGGGCAAATGCTGGTGTGCGTTCCCAATCATGTGGTCATCTTGCTTGCCGGCCAGCGGCAAAACGATCTCGATGCCATCACCTACTGA
- a CDS encoding tetratricopeptide repeat protein, translating into MALLLTGARLPAQSLFDNDGRAARLTGLGGAHLIAAPDPLATAWNPALLSALREAQFALSIDQAFTLSSAGAAGFWPAVGGVGASVMKLSDGSRELERLSLGWGKTWAPFFSLGLALHGNRAGREADEETFTTATAGLILHPFGGRLPVSEELGSHVAFNSPLSPYRFALAVQASDIALGDRRLRTYYKSSMALRPGTRAPSLFASLEWQDDDPFSRLGLAVPVLPNFALYSSITDFKSRRSAVGLALLSERYAFDLTYSFADERLRGGMSLRLGPSPVSRAQQHYEEGTRLAEAQNYRAALRQMRHYRVYEPEDAKLRQLLRALAIKVDSEDRQIQKLIGEARAYEHKHWYISAALNYLQVLKMDRRHPHARSRLAVLQPRLDIYLNQLYTRGVQAFEEGNYEVAHKAFDNVLLVRPNYPRVESYLAQLRELRVKQAEEIFLRGLGYYSQKNYRKAISAFEEALSLSPQHEEALATLEKARAGLEQQQKQNDQLFAQAQRWQQRQQYLTAYNLYRQILNNDPDYEAARREIQALQGRIDEFIAVRMQAGERAFQQGDLAAAAEHFQAILNMSPGHREAAAYRQRLAEAKRTRLEGLMRNALSLFDARLWQRAVEAFERVLDLDPTNRFAVSKRNEALSMINLKDLYEQGERYYNRGQFLQAMELFDRVLARDPNHAEAKRYLDNAQRQLNFVIEQHFNRGLSHYANEDYDNAIKEWDRVLALNPDHAQSLQYREQARQKLEALQKLITP; encoded by the coding sequence TTGGCCCTTCTGCTCACCGGCGCGCGCCTGCCGGCCCAATCCTTGTTCGACAATGACGGCCGCGCCGCGCGTCTGACCGGCTTGGGGGGCGCTCACCTCATCGCGGCACCTGATCCGCTGGCGACGGCGTGGAACCCCGCTTTGCTTTCGGCGCTGCGCGAGGCGCAGTTTGCCTTGAGCATCGATCAAGCCTTCACGCTTTCCAGCGCCGGCGCCGCCGGTTTTTGGCCGGCGGTGGGTGGTGTGGGCGCCAGTGTGATGAAGCTGTCGGACGGCAGCCGTGAGCTCGAGCGCTTGAGCCTGGGCTGGGGCAAGACCTGGGCGCCGTTTTTCTCGCTCGGCCTGGCGCTGCACGGCAATCGCGCCGGCCGCGAGGCGGACGAAGAAACGTTCACCACCGCCACCGCCGGTTTGATTCTGCATCCCTTCGGCGGCCGCTTGCCGGTTTCCGAAGAGCTGGGCAGTCACGTCGCCTTCAATTCGCCGCTGTCGCCCTATCGTTTTGCGCTGGCCGTGCAGGCGAGCGATATCGCCCTGGGCGACCGGCGGCTGCGAACTTACTACAAGAGCAGCATGGCGCTGCGACCGGGGACGCGCGCGCCCTCCTTGTTTGCCTCGCTGGAGTGGCAGGATGACGATCCCTTCTCGCGGCTGGGTCTGGCCGTGCCGGTACTCCCCAATTTTGCCCTCTATTCCTCCATTACTGATTTCAAGAGCCGGCGCAGCGCAGTGGGTCTCGCCCTGCTCAGCGAGCGTTATGCCTTTGATTTGACCTATTCATTTGCGGATGAACGCCTGCGCGGCGGCATGAGCCTGCGGCTGGGTCCCAGTCCGGTAAGCCGGGCACAGCAGCATTACGAAGAAGGCACGCGGCTGGCGGAGGCGCAAAACTATCGCGCCGCCCTGCGCCAGATGCGGCACTATCGCGTCTATGAGCCGGAGGATGCCAAGTTGCGGCAACTGCTGCGCGCGCTCGCAATCAAAGTCGACTCCGAAGACCGGCAGATTCAGAAATTGATCGGCGAGGCGCGCGCGTATGAACACAAGCACTGGTACATCAGCGCGGCGCTCAATTACCTGCAGGTGCTGAAAATGGACCGCCGCCACCCGCACGCGCGCAGCCGGCTGGCGGTGCTGCAACCGCGGCTGGACATTTATCTCAATCAGCTTTACACCCGCGGCGTGCAAGCCTTCGAAGAAGGCAACTACGAAGTCGCGCACAAGGCCTTCGACAACGTCTTGCTCGTGCGGCCCAACTATCCGCGCGTGGAAAGCTATCTGGCGCAACTCAGGGAGCTGCGCGTCAAACAAGCGGAGGAGATTTTCCTGCGCGGCTTGGGTTACTACAGCCAGAAAAACTATCGCAAAGCCATTTCCGCTTTCGAAGAGGCGCTCAGCCTGTCGCCGCAACACGAAGAGGCGCTCGCCACGTTGGAAAAGGCGCGCGCCGGCCTGGAGCAGCAGCAGAAGCAGAACGATCAACTGTTCGCGCAGGCGCAGCGCTGGCAGCAGCGGCAGCAATATCTCACCGCCTACAATCTCTATCGCCAGATTCTGAACAATGACCCGGATTACGAGGCTGCCCGCCGCGAGATTCAAGCGCTGCAGGGCCGCATCGACGAGTTCATCGCCGTGCGCATGCAAGCCGGCGAGCGTGCGTTTCAGCAGGGTGATCTGGCCGCGGCCGCCGAGCACTTTCAGGCGATTCTCAACATGTCGCCCGGCCATCGCGAAGCTGCGGCCTACCGCCAGCGCCTGGCCGAGGCAAAACGCACGCGCCTCGAAGGCCTGATGCGCAACGCCCTGTCGCTTTTCGATGCGCGGCTGTGGCAGCGCGCGGTGGAAGCCTTCGAGCGTGTGCTCGATCTCGATCCCACCAACCGGTTCGCGGTCAGCAAGCGCAATGAAGCCCTGTCGATGATCAACTTGAAGGACTTGTATGAACAAGGCGAGCGCTACTACAATCGCGGCCAATTTCTGCAGGCGATGGAACTGTTCGACCGCGTGCTCGCCCGCGATCCCAATCACGCCGAGGCCAAGCGTTATCTCGACAATGCGCAGCGCCAGCTCAATTTCGTCATTGAACAGCACTTCAACCGCGGCTTGAGCCATTATGCCAATGAAGATTATGACAACGCCATCAAGGAATGGGATCGCGTGCTCGCGCTCAACCCGGATCATGCGCAATCGCTGCAGTATCGCGAACAGGCCCGCCAAAAACTCGAAGCGCTGCAAAAGTTGATTACGCCCTGA
- a CDS encoding adenylate/guanylate cyclase domain-containing protein, whose product MPSLEKPQNWWQHTAAGVLEFFSGLEIKYKLSINIAIIVVMVIVFFSALILPIQRRVLDNATMETCTYLLKKLSQSIYSSLLLNNRTEVQLEVTRTRQMGVKGLQYILIFDRTGALIATSDSIKTGHALAPATLEALAQQEAVTVHEDESYYEFYYPITARMDAGAGRKPLLGVGCVGFAKQVLTEPIVNTQRRILAMAALVIVVSVWVIYFFAQKMVDEIHALSRAAREVGNGNLEVSLRPRSNDELGQLAREFNNMIIHLREKLQMQKFLSKLTVQMIHQRGGHRVEPYEGERRNVTILFSDIRNFSAIAEDSEPEQIIKLINIYFDLQTRIIEANGGVVDKFMGDQIMAVFQGPRMIEEAVRAATEIQRAVKELNRQRRAAGEVTFELGIGINNGLAVMGNMGSKNRMDYTVIGDVVNIANRLCNLARSGQIIAEYNIAGSLNGAYTINRLDSIVVKGRSKPVEIGEIGYEMDDEL is encoded by the coding sequence TTGCCGTCGCTCGAGAAACCGCAAAACTGGTGGCAGCACACTGCCGCCGGCGTGCTGGAATTCTTCAGCGGGCTTGAGATCAAATACAAGCTCAGCATCAACATTGCCATCATCGTCGTGATGGTGATTGTGTTCTTCAGCGCGCTGATTCTGCCGATTCAGCGTCGCGTTTTGGACAACGCGACCATGGAGACGTGCACCTACCTGCTCAAAAAACTCAGCCAGAGCATCTACAGCAGCCTGCTGCTCAACAACCGCACCGAAGTGCAACTCGAAGTCACTCGCACCCGCCAGATGGGCGTCAAAGGGCTGCAATACATCCTGATTTTCGACCGCACCGGCGCGCTGATCGCGACCTCGGATTCCATCAAGACCGGCCACGCGCTGGCACCGGCCACGCTCGAAGCGTTGGCGCAGCAGGAGGCGGTGACGGTGCACGAGGATGAATCCTACTACGAATTTTACTATCCCATCACCGCGCGCATGGATGCCGGCGCCGGCCGCAAGCCGCTGCTGGGCGTGGGTTGCGTCGGCTTTGCCAAACAGGTTTTGACCGAGCCGATCGTCAACACGCAGCGCCGCATTCTGGCGATGGCGGCGCTGGTGATCGTGGTCTCGGTGTGGGTAATCTATTTCTTCGCGCAGAAGATGGTCGATGAGATTCATGCGCTTTCACGCGCCGCGCGCGAAGTTGGCAACGGCAATTTGGAGGTAAGTCTGCGGCCGCGCAGCAACGACGAACTGGGCCAGCTCGCGCGCGAATTCAACAACATGATCATCCATCTCCGCGAAAAGCTGCAGATGCAGAAATTCCTCTCCAAGCTCACCGTGCAGATGATCCACCAGCGCGGCGGCCATCGCGTCGAGCCGTACGAAGGCGAGCGCCGCAACGTGACCATTCTCTTTTCCGACATTCGCAACTTTTCCGCCATCGCGGAGGACTCCGAGCCGGAACAAATCATCAAGTTGATCAACATCTACTTCGACCTGCAGACGCGCATCATCGAGGCAAATGGCGGGGTGGTGGACAAATTCATGGGCGACCAGATCATGGCGGTGTTTCAGGGGCCGCGTATGATCGAAGAAGCGGTGCGCGCCGCCACCGAAATCCAGCGTGCGGTGAAAGAGCTCAACCGCCAGCGCCGCGCTGCCGGGGAAGTGACTTTCGAGCTCGGCATCGGCATCAACAACGGCCTGGCGGTGATGGGCAACATGGGCTCGAAGAATCGCATGGACTATACCGTGATCGGCGACGTCGTCAACATCGCCAACCGCTTGTGCAACCTCGCGCGCAGCGGCCAGATCATTGCCGAATACAACATTGCCGGCAGTCTGAACGGCGCCTACACCATCAATCGCCTGGATTCCATTGTGGTCAAGGGCCGCAGCAAACCGGTGGAAATCGGCGAAATCGGTTACGAAATGGATGATGAGCTTTGA
- the rfaE1 gene encoding D-glycero-beta-D-manno-heptose-7-phosphate kinase: MFNFTLPQVQARLAAMQGRRIAVFGDFMLDRYLWGEVARISPEAPVPIVEIVDETEQLGGAANVANNLVSLGATPLPVGVVGDDRAGSRLLALMQESGFSVAGMLTDTSRPTTLKTRVIAHNQHVVRTDRESRAPLSESMQARLFDHVCDLMPRLDGLVIEDYNKGVIVQPLLFRLIALAREHGCLVTVDPKFNHFFDYRGVTLFKPNRKETEEVLGNKLNSEEELRRAGELLLHRLACRHVLITLGAEGMALFRGPGDMLRIPTRARKVHDVSGAGDTVIATLTLALAAGAEVLEAATLANYAAGVVVAEVGAVPVDKERLIATIAEHLQWED, from the coding sequence ATGTTCAACTTCACACTTCCACAAGTTCAGGCGCGCTTGGCGGCCATGCAGGGCCGGCGCATCGCCGTATTCGGCGATTTCATGCTGGACCGCTATCTCTGGGGCGAAGTGGCGCGCATCTCGCCGGAGGCGCCGGTGCCGATCGTCGAGATCGTCGACGAAACCGAGCAGCTCGGCGGCGCGGCCAATGTCGCCAACAACCTGGTCTCCCTGGGCGCCACCCCCTTGCCGGTCGGAGTCGTGGGTGACGACCGGGCGGGCAGCCGCCTGCTCGCCCTGATGCAGGAGTCCGGTTTTTCGGTGGCCGGCATGTTGACCGACACCAGCCGGCCCACGACCCTTAAAACGCGGGTCATCGCGCACAACCAGCACGTCGTGCGCACCGATCGCGAATCCCGCGCCCCGCTTTCCGAAAGCATGCAGGCCAGACTGTTCGATCACGTCTGTGATCTGATGCCGCGTTTGGACGGCCTGGTGATCGAAGATTACAACAAGGGCGTGATCGTCCAGCCGCTGCTCTTCCGCTTGATTGCGCTCGCCCGCGAACACGGGTGCCTCGTCACCGTGGATCCGAAATTCAACCATTTCTTCGATTATCGCGGTGTGACGCTGTTCAAGCCCAACCGCAAGGAAACGGAAGAGGTGCTGGGCAACAAGCTGAATTCCGAGGAGGAGCTGCGGCGCGCCGGCGAGCTGTTGCTGCACCGGCTGGCCTGCCGCCATGTGCTCATCACCCTGGGCGCCGAAGGCATGGCGCTCTTTCGCGGCCCCGGCGACATGCTGCGCATCCCAACCCGCGCCCGCAAAGTGCATGACGTTTCCGGCGCGGGCGACACCGTGATCGCCACGCTCACACTCGCCCTGGCCGCGGGCGCCGAAGTCCTGGAAGCGGCCACGCTGGCCAACTACGCCGCCGGTGTGGTCGTCGCGGAAGTCGGCGCCGTGCCCGTCGACAAGGAAAGACTCATCGCCACAATTGCCGAGCATCTGCAATGGGAAGACTGA
- the rfaE2 gene encoding D-glycero-beta-D-manno-heptose 1-phosphate adenylyltransferase, translating to MGRLIALEELLEMRAAWRRAGKRMVFTNGCFDLLHRGHVEYLQQAAKLGEVLVVGLNSDESVARLKGEGRPIVPQEDRATILAALACVDYVVYFSQDTPVELIRSLQPEVLVKGADYQINEIVGHELVQAAGGQVVRIALTPGRATRDVLTTILERFCHRLGSPPPASKQDS from the coding sequence ATGGGAAGACTGATCGCCCTGGAAGAACTGCTGGAAATGCGTGCCGCCTGGCGCCGTGCCGGCAAACGCATGGTATTCACCAACGGCTGCTTCGACCTCCTGCATCGCGGACACGTGGAATATTTGCAGCAGGCCGCCAAGCTGGGAGAGGTTTTGGTCGTGGGGCTCAACTCCGATGAATCGGTGGCGAGATTGAAAGGAGAGGGCCGGCCGATCGTGCCGCAGGAGGACCGCGCCACGATTCTCGCCGCGCTGGCGTGCGTGGATTACGTCGTCTATTTCAGCCAGGACACCCCGGTCGAGCTGATTCGCAGCCTCCAGCCGGAGGTGTTGGTGAAAGGAGCGGATTACCAGATCAACGAAATCGTCGGCCATGAGTTGGTGCAAGCTGCCGGCGGCCAAGTCGTGCGCATCGCGCTCACGCCCGGCCGCGCCACCCGCGACGTGCTCACCACCATTTTGGAGAGATTTTGCCACCGGCTTGGGAGTCCCCCGCCGGCAAGCAAGCAGGATAGCTGA
- a CDS encoding HAD-IC family P-type ATPase, whose protein sequence is METLIGKHWHHLPANEVMDLLESDPQKGVDIFAVKHRQEHFGPNVITAKRGKSALIRFLLQFHNPLIYILLAASAITLALNDHLDAGIIFGVVLLNAMIGYLQESKAEKAIAALAQMMVTEATVIRAGKTQRLAAAELVPGDVVLLQAGNKVPADLRLLHARDLQIAEAALTGESVPVQKDADARLSADTLVADRKNMAYASTLVTYGQGKGVVIATGDGTEVGRISQLIATAHDLQTPLTRKISHFSRMLLFAILALAALTFLVGIWRGQPVIDTFMAAIALAVAAIPEGLPAAVTVTLAIGVSRMARRRAIIRKLPAVEALGSTTVICSDKTGTLTQNQMTVQQVAVNGVCYEITGVGYIPSGQILHQGRPSEVTNVAMLECLKAGLLCNDSAMIEKDGRWEVQGDPTEGALIVSAGKAGLVPEVERAQLPRLDAIPFESQHQYMATLHDAGANRPRLVYVKGALESILPKCALALEASGQVIPLEANQIHDAAENMARRGLRVLAFARGELSAGTTALTHADVASGLIFLGLQGMSDPPRPEAVTAVRACQSAGIRVKMITGDHALTAAAIARQIGLNGVSDTEPLVLTGQAMAALSDAELIEQAERTAVFARVTPEQKFRLVEALQAHGNIVAMTGDGVNDAPALKQADIGVAMGLAGTDVSKEAADMVLTNDNFATIEAAIEEGRSVFDNLTKIIAWALPTNLGLGLVILAGIFVDVALPILPVQILWINMTTVGILGVVLAAEPREKDIMRRPPRDPKAPILTGVLLWRILIVGILILVGAFGLFEREQLAGSDLAEARTVAVNVVVIIQLFYLFNCRSLTQSMFRIGLFSNLWLIGGIAGIVLLQLLFTYAPFMNHVMSSAPISLAAWAWILALGVLTYVIIEFEKWQRQRRKTAGQMSA, encoded by the coding sequence ATGGAAACTCTGATTGGCAAGCACTGGCATCATCTGCCGGCAAATGAAGTCATGGATTTATTGGAGAGTGATCCGCAAAAGGGCGTAGATATCTTCGCAGTCAAGCATCGCCAGGAACATTTTGGCCCCAACGTAATCACGGCCAAGCGCGGCAAGAGCGCGCTGATTCGTTTCCTGTTGCAGTTCCACAACCCGTTGATCTACATCCTGCTGGCGGCAAGCGCGATCACGCTGGCGCTGAATGATCACCTCGATGCCGGCATCATCTTCGGCGTGGTGCTGTTGAACGCGATGATCGGTTACCTTCAGGAGTCGAAAGCGGAGAAGGCCATTGCCGCGCTGGCGCAAATGATGGTCACCGAGGCCACCGTCATCCGCGCCGGCAAGACGCAACGCCTCGCCGCCGCCGAGTTGGTGCCGGGCGACGTGGTGCTGCTCCAGGCGGGCAACAAAGTGCCGGCGGATTTGCGCCTGCTCCATGCGCGTGATCTGCAAATCGCCGAAGCGGCCCTCACCGGTGAGTCGGTGCCGGTTCAAAAGGATGCGGACGCCCGCCTGTCCGCCGACACTCTGGTGGCCGATCGCAAGAACATGGCTTATGCTTCGACACTGGTCACCTACGGGCAAGGGAAGGGCGTCGTTATTGCCACCGGCGACGGCACCGAAGTGGGGCGCATCTCGCAGCTCATTGCCACCGCCCATGATTTGCAAACCCCACTCACCCGCAAGATTTCTCACTTCAGCCGCATGCTGCTCTTTGCGATTCTGGCCTTGGCTGCTCTGACTTTCCTGGTGGGGATCTGGCGCGGACAGCCTGTGATTGACACGTTTATGGCTGCCATTGCCTTGGCCGTGGCCGCCATTCCTGAAGGTCTGCCAGCCGCCGTAACTGTGACTTTGGCGATCGGTGTTTCCCGCATGGCCCGTCGCCGCGCCATCATTCGCAAACTGCCCGCCGTGGAAGCGTTGGGAAGCACCACCGTAATTTGTTCCGACAAAACCGGCACGCTGACGCAGAATCAGATGACCGTGCAGCAGGTCGCCGTGAATGGCGTGTGCTATGAGATCACTGGCGTTGGGTATATTCCTTCGGGCCAGATTCTGCATCAGGGCCGGCCCAGCGAGGTGACAAACGTGGCGATGCTGGAATGCTTGAAGGCGGGATTGCTGTGCAACGACAGCGCCATGATCGAAAAGGATGGCCGTTGGGAGGTGCAGGGTGATCCGACTGAGGGCGCGTTGATTGTATCGGCCGGTAAAGCCGGGCTGGTGCCGGAAGTGGAGCGCGCCCAGTTGCCCCGTCTGGACGCCATTCCGTTCGAGTCGCAGCATCAATACATGGCTACCCTCCACGACGCCGGTGCGAATCGCCCGCGGCTCGTTTATGTCAAAGGCGCCCTGGAGAGCATTTTGCCGAAATGCGCCCTGGCTTTGGAGGCCTCGGGGCAGGTCATTCCGTTGGAGGCGAACCAGATACATGATGCAGCGGAGAACATGGCGCGTCGCGGCCTGCGCGTGCTCGCTTTTGCGCGGGGCGAATTGTCTGCCGGAACAACGGCCCTCACTCACGCTGACGTGGCTTCCGGCTTGATTTTCCTCGGCCTGCAAGGGATGAGCGATCCGCCGCGGCCGGAGGCGGTGACGGCGGTCCGCGCCTGCCAGAGCGCCGGCATTCGCGTCAAGATGATTACCGGAGACCACGCTCTTACCGCCGCCGCCATCGCCCGGCAAATCGGACTGAATGGGGTTTCGGACACTGAGCCGCTGGTGCTGACCGGACAGGCGATGGCTGCGCTTTCGGACGCGGAATTGATTGAGCAGGCCGAACGCACCGCGGTCTTTGCCCGAGTGACGCCCGAGCAAAAATTCCGTCTGGTGGAGGCGCTGCAGGCGCACGGTAACATCGTGGCCATGACCGGCGACGGCGTTAATGACGCGCCGGCCCTGAAACAGGCCGACATCGGCGTGGCCATGGGCTTGGCCGGCACCGACGTATCCAAGGAAGCCGCTGACATGGTGCTGACGAACGACAACTTCGCGACCATCGAAGCTGCCATCGAAGAAGGGCGAAGTGTTTTTGACAACCTCACCAAGATTATCGCCTGGGCGTTGCCGACCAATTTGGGATTGGGGTTGGTCATCCTGGCGGGAATCTTCGTGGACGTGGCGCTTCCGATCCTGCCAGTTCAGATTTTGTGGATCAATATGACCACGGTGGGTATTTTGGGCGTGGTGCTGGCTGCCGAGCCCAGGGAAAAGGACATCATGCGTCGCCCGCCCCGGGATCCCAAAGCGCCCATTCTGACGGGCGTGCTCTTATGGCGCATTTTGATCGTGGGAATACTGATCCTCGTCGGCGCGTTTGGCCTGTTTGAGCGGGAACAACTGGCTGGCAGCGATCTGGCTGAGGCCCGCACGGTGGCGGTCAACGTCGTGGTGATCATCCAACTCTTCTACCTGTTCAACTGCCGTTCGCTTACTCAATCCATGTTTCGGATTGGGTTATTCTCCAACCTCTGGCTGATCGGCGGTATCGCCGGCATTGTACTGCTGCAATTGCTGTTCACGTATGCGCCCTTCATGAATCACGTGATGTCCAGCGCGCCCATCAGCCTTGCGGCGTGGGCTTGGATACTGGCGCTGGGGGTTCTCACTTATGTGATCATTGAGTTCGAGAAGTGGCAGCGGCAGCGCAGAAAAACCGCTGGCCAGATGAGTGCATGA
- a CDS encoding DUF2938 domain-containing protein has product MVSPSLISAIPIGIGATLTFDLWAQFLRYAFKVTPSNLCLVGRWLRYMPAGIFRHSNIAAASPKRAECAVGWIAHYMIGITFAIAFVAFMGNDWLQRPTLIPAIVYGVVTVLAPFAIMQPSFGFGFAAAKLPNPAQVRLRSLMNHTAFGVGLYLSAVLTNWLQRISA; this is encoded by the coding sequence ATTGTCTCTCCCTCCCTTATCAGCGCAATCCCCATTGGAATCGGTGCAACTCTCACTTTTGATCTGTGGGCGCAGTTTCTCCGCTATGCCTTCAAGGTCACGCCCTCCAACCTCTGTCTGGTCGGACGCTGGCTTCGCTACATGCCAGCAGGAATCTTTCGGCATTCGAATATTGCAGCGGCTTCGCCGAAGCGCGCGGAATGCGCGGTCGGGTGGATTGCCCACTATATGATAGGCATTACGTTCGCTATTGCTTTCGTTGCATTCATGGGCAATGACTGGCTGCAGCGTCCGACGCTGATTCCCGCAATCGTCTACGGCGTCGTCACCGTCCTGGCGCCGTTTGCCATCATGCAACCTTCGTTCGGATTTGGATTTGCTGCAGCGAAGCTGCCGAATCCTGCGCAGGTGAGACTGCGCAGCCTGATGAATCATACTGCGTTTGGCGTGGGCCTTTACCTGTCTGCAGTGTTGACGAATTGGTTGCAACGGATTTCCGCGTGA
- a CDS encoding GWxTD domain-containing protein, which yields MKTNLRFLLLAAAAVLAGWLPAASAVPEENTLQFDVDFARFRMNDNVAQVEVYIAVARNRLQFVADGEELLASFESRVTIAIGDSEVIDYQWVEHTVAADSSEIKPSQMLCTQASFQLPANTYNIAVRVADPRSRHSGTRSFRLTVEPYATGRLALSDLEVASRIVRDTTNSRFYKNNHTIIPNPSRTYGAGMAMLYTYAEIYNLTFPSDSSYSVLYRVLDDQGREIKALPVRHRPVNGRQLVEVGGFNVMALSAGAYVLEVQVTDHASQQRTAGRQKFYVYREDARPQAQVSAQAAGYDYLLNLYRDLPENDLEEEFKTMRYLTVGEDVKIFSALDAPGKRAFIAKFWQSRDQSPETPQNEFREDYLKRVRFANDSFSGLRKGWQTDMGRVLLIYGQPDEVERFPSSSENRPYQIWHYFEIQGGVVFIFVDVSNWGEYRLVHSTARGELSDDDWQRWINPSR from the coding sequence ATGAAAACGAACCTGCGATTTTTGTTGCTGGCCGCGGCCGCTGTGCTCGCCGGCTGGCTGCCTGCCGCCTCCGCTGTGCCTGAAGAAAACACCCTGCAATTCGACGTTGATTTCGCCCGCTTCCGCATGAACGACAACGTCGCGCAGGTGGAAGTGTACATTGCCGTGGCGCGCAACCGCCTGCAGTTTGTCGCCGACGGCGAAGAATTGCTCGCCTCGTTCGAATCCCGCGTGACCATCGCCATCGGCGACAGTGAGGTCATCGACTACCAGTGGGTCGAGCACACGGTCGCGGCGGATTCTTCCGAGATCAAGCCCTCGCAGATGTTGTGCACTCAGGCCAGCTTTCAACTGCCGGCCAACACCTACAATATCGCGGTGCGCGTCGCGGATCCGCGTTCCCGGCACTCCGGCACGCGCTCGTTTCGGCTGACGGTGGAGCCGTATGCCACCGGCCGGCTCGCGCTCAGCGATCTGGAGGTCGCCTCCCGCATCGTGCGCGATACCACCAACTCCCGCTTCTACAAGAACAATCACACCATCATACCGAATCCCAGCCGCACGTATGGCGCGGGCATGGCGATGCTCTACACCTACGCCGAAATCTACAACCTGACCTTTCCCAGCGACAGCAGTTATTCCGTGCTCTATCGCGTGTTGGATGATCAGGGCCGCGAGATCAAGGCCCTGCCGGTGCGCCACCGGCCGGTGAACGGCAGACAGTTGGTGGAAGTGGGCGGCTTCAACGTGATGGCGTTGAGCGCGGGCGCCTATGTGCTGGAGGTACAGGTCACGGATCACGCCAGCCAGCAAAGAACTGCCGGCCGCCAGAAGTTCTATGTTTACCGGGAAGACGCGCGGCCGCAGGCGCAAGTCTCGGCGCAGGCCGCGGGGTATGACTACTTGCTCAATCTCTACCGCGATCTTCCCGAAAACGATCTGGAAGAAGAATTCAAAACCATGCGCTACCTCACAGTCGGAGAGGACGTGAAGATCTTCTCCGCGCTCGATGCGCCGGGCAAGCGCGCGTTCATTGCCAAATTCTGGCAAAGCCGCGATCAATCGCCCGAGACGCCGCAGAATGAATTCCGCGAGGACTATCTCAAACGGGTGCGCTTCGCCAACGATAGCTTCTCCGGTTTGCGCAAGGGTTGGCAGACCGACATGGGCCGCGTGCTGTTGATCTACGGCCAGCCGGATGAAGTCGAGCGCTTCCCCAGCAGCAGTGAGAACCGGCCGTATCAGATTTGGCATTACTTCGAGATCCAGGGCGGCGTGGTGTTCATCTTCGTGGATGTCAGCAATTGGGGCGAATATCGCCTGGTGCATTCCACCGCGCGCGGCGAGCTGTCGGATGATGATTGGCAGCGCTGGATCAACCCCAGCCGCTGA